The Marinobacter halotolerans genome includes a window with the following:
- a CDS encoding YeaH/YhbH family protein translates to MGMTHVVDRRLNGKNKSAVNRERFLRRYRHHIKKAVADAVHRRSITDIERGEKVSIPSRDTDEPIFHHGQGGKREMVHPGNKEFVAGDELPKPEGGGGGGQGSGQASPDGEGMDEFAFQITQEEFLDFLFDDLELPNLARKKLKDTEAFKYVRSGFSTQGVPAKLDVVRSLRGAHARRLGLGGARKKKIREMERQLEALKSAPADLDAAFSHEDQIKALEEEIAELKANVRKIPFIDEIDLRYRQHIKKPQPATSAVMFCLMDVSGSMTQMHKDIAKRFFILLYLFLKKSYKKIDVVFIRHHTSAKEVDEEEFFYSRETGGTIVSSALKLMNKIIESRYSPAEWNIYAAQASDGDNWNDDSPICSKLLADSILPMVQYYAYVEITPQDHQMLWYEYEKLQEQFPQSFALQQIADPGEIYPVFRQLFERKAA, encoded by the coding sequence ATGGGTATGACCCACGTAGTCGACCGGCGACTGAACGGCAAGAACAAGAGCGCGGTGAACCGGGAACGGTTCCTGCGCCGCTACCGCCACCATATCAAGAAGGCGGTGGCGGATGCGGTACACCGGCGCTCTATCACTGATATCGAACGGGGCGAGAAAGTCAGTATCCCGTCAAGGGATACCGACGAGCCAATCTTTCACCATGGCCAGGGCGGCAAGCGGGAAATGGTACACCCGGGCAACAAGGAATTTGTGGCCGGGGACGAACTGCCCAAACCCGAAGGTGGCGGCGGTGGTGGCCAGGGGTCGGGGCAAGCCAGCCCCGACGGCGAAGGCATGGATGAGTTTGCCTTCCAGATCACCCAGGAAGAGTTTCTGGACTTCCTGTTTGATGATCTGGAACTGCCCAACCTGGCCCGCAAGAAACTGAAAGACACAGAAGCGTTCAAGTATGTCCGCTCGGGTTTTTCCACCCAGGGGGTACCGGCAAAGCTGGATGTAGTGCGCTCCCTTCGTGGCGCCCACGCCCGCAGACTGGGCCTGGGAGGTGCTCGCAAAAAGAAAATCCGAGAAATGGAAAGGCAGCTTGAGGCGCTGAAAAGCGCCCCGGCGGACCTGGACGCGGCCTTCAGCCACGAGGATCAGATCAAGGCGCTGGAAGAGGAAATCGCGGAACTGAAAGCGAATGTTCGCAAGATTCCGTTCATTGATGAAATTGACCTGCGTTACCGCCAGCACATCAAAAAGCCCCAACCGGCCACCAGTGCCGTCATGTTCTGCCTGATGGACGTGTCCGGCTCCATGACGCAGATGCACAAGGACATCGCCAAGCGGTTTTTCATTCTGCTGTATCTGTTCCTGAAGAAAAGCTACAAGAAGATTGACGTGGTGTTTATCCGCCACCACACCAGCGCCAAGGAAGTGGACGAGGAAGAGTTTTTCTATTCCCGCGAAACCGGCGGCACCATTGTGTCCAGCGCGCTGAAGCTGATGAACAAGATCATCGAATCGCGCTATTCCCCGGCGGAGTGGAATATTTACGCCGCCCAGGCCTCAGACGGCGACAACTGGAACGACGATTCGCCCATCTGCAGCAAACTGCTGGCCGACAGCATTCTGCCGATGGTTCAGTATTACGCCTATGTGGAGATCACGCCCCAGGATCACCAGATGCTGTGGTACGAGTACGAGAAGCTGCAGGAGCAGTTCCCGCAGAGTTTTGCCCTTCAGCAGATTGCTGATCCGGGCGAGATTTACCCGGTCTTCCGACAGCTGTTCGAGAGGAAAGCCGCATGA